GATTACTTCAAAAATACCTGGAAGATTGATTTCTATAGCTTACAAGCTAGAACACAAAAGGCTTTGAATTTGCTATCGCCTGATACATTTGAATTAACGTATGGCTTTGACAAGGTTTTTAAAGGGGCTGCTTATGTACCGGAGCATCCACGCCTTCCTAAATCTGGGCTTGATTTTAGTGCAGCGTTTGACTCTGCTGCCTATCGAATTGATACACTTACCAAGAGTTCACTTATTCAAACCAGGGTAGATGCTATTATTCGTTCTGCTAGTGTAATGGAGCTGGATGTGTGGGTATACAGCCCTGCCGACAAAGAACAATTTGTGGTTGCCAGCTATGACTTTAATTATTCAAAAGGAGCTGATGGTTTTTACAAATTTAATTTTCTCAAAGCGAATCAGCAAGACGGTGAATTTCTGATACCCTATCTGAAAGAAATGCTTGACTTCTTTAAGAACGAGCAATTTAAGTTGAGTTGGTACCAGGCATTCTCACCTAATAATTCACTTTATCCAAAGGTGCTCTTTACACCAAAGCAAAATTCCAATAAATACTTTATCGGCCTGGCAGCTCGATAAGGAAACCTACATGTGATTATTTGGTAAAAACGAAATATGAAAAAACTTACATTACTATATATAGCTAGTGCTGCATTGGCGATTACTGCTTGCAAAAAGAACGAAACCGATTACCTGTTTGAGAAGCCTATTGATGAACGTCTTAATGAGTCATTAAGCAGTTACCAGGATGTATTGGTAAAAGCACCAGGATGGAGACTGTTTGTTTATCCACAAGGCCTGAAATCATCGGGTATTGAAATGGGCGGGTTTTCTTATTACGTACAGTTTACCCAGGACAACCGGGTAAAAATGGTATCGGATTTTGCCGTAGAAATGGCCACCACTCCAAATGAAAGTGGCTACCGTTTGAAAGCCTTGCAAAGACCATCGTTATTCTTTGATACCTATAGTTACCTGCATGTGGCTGCTGATCCCAGTGCTGCTGTTTCCCAATCACCTACTGGTTCAAATGGAGCAGGGTGGGGAAGTGATTTCACCTTTTCCTTTACAGAAGCGAAGCCAACGGGCGATACCCTGGTATTGGAAGGCAATCAGAATTTCAGTGATGCCCTGTTAGTAAAAGTTTCGGCCGGTGAAATTGACTCCGCATTGAATAAAGGCGCATTAAAAAAGAACATTGATGCGATGATGAGCTATGTAGCCAAAAACCAGTTCCTGGGGCTACCGCTGCCGAATAACAATAAAGCAGCGTTGTCCTTTGACGTTAGTTATAAGCTGCTGAGCCTGATCTACAAAAACGAAAAGGATGAGCTTGTTACCCTGAAGCCTGGATTTGCCTTTACCACAAGAGGTCTGTGGTTAAAGGATCCTGTAACTATTGGTGGTTACACCTTCCAGGAAATCCTATGGGATCAACAAAATAAGAACCTCTTTATTGTATCAGGTGGTAACAAAGTGGTTTTGTCGAGCAATTCCAGCCCTGTAGTGGTCTATACGTTTACCAACCAACTAGGTAAGCCCTTTACGGCTGTTATCGTACCTACAACACCGTTATATGGACAGTCTACGGTGTTTGCTTCTGCTTATGCAACAGCAAAGAACAAACTAGCGATCCCGCATTATGGACCTAACGGAATGTACGGCCTGGACCTGGGAGATATGTATTTCAGTTTTGATGTTGTTTCAAACCGGATGGTACTGAACACGTATGTATCAATGGCTGGCACCCGGTTCCTGGCAAAAACCATATATAACTATACTATTAGTGGTGATGCGATCCGGTTTACCTGGGTGAGTGACGATGCGAATGCAAATGCCATTAAGTCTGATATGGCTCCCTTGTTAAACTACCTGACCAATGATAGCTATAAGCTGAGTGCTATTACAACCACATCGGGCTTCTATGGTCAGTTTACCAGTAAGGAAAACCCCAATTTTTATTTCTCGGGTTATTTACAATAGAAGTAGTAAGTAAATCAGGAAAATTAAAATGATTAATAAAGGAAGCTTATAACCATACGCTTCTGTGAAGAGTGAAGATATAAAACATGGAAAACCAAAACGGCATTGCGTAAAGCAATGCCGTAATCCACTTTTTGTAGAAAAACGAAACGTTTAATAGCAGAAACAAACCCTAAAACACGGAAAACAAAAGCTGTATGAGAAAATTCACTGTTCCCGGCTTATGTAAATGCACACTGTTAGTGATTGCTACATTGCTACTCTCGCTGACGCGACTTCAGGCCCAAATGGATATTGCTATTGGAACTGGTACTGCTGCTAATGCAGCCGGTAACAGCAGTTCCGGTTATCCTTGTCCTTTTCAGGATGTACAGGAAGCTAGTCGAATGCAATTCCTGTATAAGGCCACAGAATTACAAAACATGGGTATGAAGGCCGGTAAAATCCGTGCAATCAGGTTTACGGTGGTGAACGTGGGTTTTACAGGTGTAATGGAAAATGTGGTATTTAAAGTTGGTACCACTGCGTCTACAAGTTTAACCACTTCAAGTTCAAGTTGGGATGCCTTTACTGGAACTCCTGCGGCAACCGCTCCACAGAATTATCAGCCTGTTAATGGAATAAACACCATAACCTTTCCAACACCATTTGATTGGGATGGAACAAGTAATATTTTGATTGAAATTTGTAACGGTGATCCGGCTTCTGTTTCTCCTTCCGTTAATACTGCTTCAGCTAATCCGGCAGTAACCTGGACTACAGGGTTGTCCTTTAATGGTTCTCACACGTTTAGAGGTAATGATTTAAATACAAGTACTATTTGTACTACTACCAGTGCTACTAACGTTGGTACCCAGACTACACGTCCCAACATTATTTTTGACTGGGATCCAGCCGGAACCTGCGACGGTAGCTTTAGTGCCGGAACTGTATCAGGCGCGCCTGCATCTGCTGTTTGTAATCCGCAGACATTTACATTAAGCTGGATGGGAACTTTAACCAGTGGAATGACCTTACAGTGGCAAACGTCTGCAGACAATGCCACATGGACCAATATTTTTGGAGCCAATGGTTTTAATTATACAGCAACACAGGCTACAACCAGCTATTACAGAGTGCTGGTAAAATGCGCTTCTGACCCTACTCCAAAAGCTACACCTGGTGTACAAGTAAATTCTGTTCCATTGGTGATGCCTTTGCCATCTGGTCCTTATAAGATTGATAATAGATTGACTGCAAATGATATTCCCGCTGGGAAGTTCATGTCTTTCAATGAGGCATATAATTATCTTAAATGCGGAATAGGTGGGCCAATTGTTTTCGATGTAGAAAATACAGGGATCGTGTATAACGAGCAATTAAATATGACATGGATTCCTGGTACAAGTGCTACCAATACGATCACCTTTAATGGTAATGGTGCTATTATTTCCACCAAGCCTAACAGTACCAATCGTGGCGTTATTAAGTTAAATGATGTTGATTATGTAACATTTGATAACCTGATTATTGTAGCTACGTCAACGACTACCGGAGAATATGGATGGGGCGTTCATCTATTGAACAATGCCGATAACAATACGTTTAAAAACTGTACGATCCGTACGCTTGTTCCTACTAGCTTTATGTATTATCTCAATACAGGGGGCGGTACAGAGAACTATGCTGGTATCGTTATTAGCTCCGCGGATAATTCTTTTAACAATTCTTCTTTTAACACTTTGTGTGACAACAACGTGTTTGATCATAATACCATTGAAGGTGGATCAGTTGGTATCACCATTCAAGGAAGTCTGACTTCCGGTATTATGAATAACAAGATCATTAATAATACCATCAAAAATTTTGGCCGTGCGGGTATCATAGTTGGGGGCTCCACAAATACAGTAATTGATAATAACGATATCACAAGACCCGACGTTCTGAATAATGCAGATGCGTTTAATATACCTGCTATTCAAGGTGTTTTGGGTGTTACGTTTAATGCCAACTTATTGATTACAAGAAATAGCATCCACAACTTCTTTGCGGCAACTCCAGATGTTCTCAACGAATTTCAGGGCGTAGGTTTCAGGCTTGCCGGTGGCCTTGCTGGTCAAAATAATATTGTTGCGAACAATCTTATTTATGATATAAATGGACAAGGAAATTTATTTGGTGTTTATAACAATGGTTCAAGTAATGTTTCCTTTTATCACAATACCATTTCACTAGATAATCCTACTAGTTATTCACAGAAATTGACCTGTGGCTTTTATCATACATCTGCTTCACCCGAAGTGTATTTTAAAAACAACCAGGTAAGCATCTTGCGCGGTGGTACAGGCTCTAAATATGGAGCCTACATGGCAGAAACCACTATTACCGGTGATAGCTTGGATTATAACAACTATTACATGGGTTCAAATCCAACATACGCAATCGGTTTTTATAACGGTACTACGTATAATACGCTTGCAACTTGGAGTGCTGCTGCTAAAATTGATGTTCATTCGTTGAGTGTAAACCCGCTTTACACAGATGCTGCAGCTGGTAATTTCAAGCCTCTTTCCAATATATTAAATGATAAAGGAGCACCGGTAGGCATTGCAAATGATATATTGCTAACAGTCCGTAGTAGCAGTACACCTGATATTGGTGCGTATGAATATTCACTGGCAGGTTGTTTAACCAATTTTGCTCCTGGTAATGCATTTTCCAATGTAGGCCAAACCACTTGCCCTAATAAATCGGTTACACTAAACCTGAAAAATTATGATGCAGGCTCTGGTCTTACTTTCAAATGGGAATCAGCACCTTCTGGCAGTGGACCCTGGACCGCAATCAGTGGTAACCTGGGCGACCCTGTATTTACCTTTACTATGGGCGCATCCACCCTTTATTATCGTGCTGCAGTAAGCTGTAATGGCGGATCGCCAAGGTATAGCGATGTGATTCAAATTGTTTCAGGTGCAGCCTTCCCGGCAGGTAATTATACCATTGATAATTCACAGCCTACAGATCCATCTGGTACAAAGAATTTTAATTCATTTAAAGAGGCGGTAGACGCTATTACCTGTGGTATTGCAGGCCCTGTGGTCTTTAATGTAAAACCGGGTAATACCGCTGGTTTATATACTGAGCAGATCCGTATCCCTGCTATTAATGGTACATCTGCTGTGAATACAGTAACGTTTAAAAGCTTTGATGATAACGTTGCTACAGCCGAATTGAAGTTCTCTCCCTCTGGCCCCGGCTCTAACTATGTGGTACTGTTGGATAGTGCGCGTCACATTAATTTCAAGAAGCTGACTGTTACTTCTACCAATGCCTTATATGGACGTGTAATAGAGGTTGCAGGAACTGTATATAGTGATAGTATCGTTAACTGTCTGATCAAAGCACCTGTGCCTGCCACTAATGATACCACAACGAAAATGGCTGCTATCTACGGTGGTACAAATTTACAAGGAGGTAGCCTTGTGTTCAAAGGAAATACCATTACCAATGGTGCCAAAGGAATTTACCTGGCTGGTCCTTCTGCAGCTGTATTTACCAATAATAACGTAATAGAGGAAAATACGTTTACGGGTACCTATCATCAGCCAATTTTTGCATTGAACACCAGCAATATCAGGATCAATAAGAATGTAATAACATTAAATACGTCGTTTTCAACCACCTCGTTCAACCAAGCCATATATGGTATTTACACCAATAATTGCGATAGTGCATTACAGATAATAGGTAACCAGGTTACCGTCAGCAATAATGCAGGTAACTTATATGGTATCTATATGACGTTAAATGAGGCAACGGCATCTAACCGGGCTAAGGTGATGAATAATAAAATCATAGCTAACTCCGGTTTGACTGGATCCTCCGTTAGACAAATTGGTATGGCTACTGACAATATTTATAATACGGATATTGTCAATAACGTCATTTCCGTTTCAGCAGCAGTTCCAGGTACAAGTAATAGTGCTTATTGTGCTGCCTTTCGTTCAGCTAATGCCTTTAATGTAAATATTTATAACAATTCACTGCTGAATACCTCGCCAGCAACTGGAGCTACCAATGTATACAATGTGGCCTTGGAAATAGACATGCAGTCTGGTAAGCAAGCATCTTCATTGTATGGCGGTATTCAAAGGATCTATAACAATGTTATCGCTAACCGCGGTGGCGGTCCGGCAATGTCTCACCTGTATACGGTGGGTTTTGTAAAAAGTGATTATAACCTGATTTATGCAGCTGGGCCTGTTTTAGTGAATACACTTCCTACCTCTGTGCCTTTTGGAAAAAAATATACTGCATGGGCTGCGTGGCGTGATTCGTCTGGAATAGAGATCAATTCAATTGTAGCAGATCCTGCATTTATTAGTAATAATGATTTACAACCGAATACCGCTGATCCTAACTCCTGGATTATGCATGGGCGTGGTATTCAGATTAGCGGTAATACCACGGATTATAATGGTAATCCAAGAGCCGTTAACTTAACCGATGGCGTACCCGATTTAGGTGCGTATGAATTCCCTGCTCCAGCAGTAGCGCCTCCATACTTAACCGCAACGCCTGCTACACCGGCACCGGGAGTTACACAAATCTTTTCATTGGCTACCGATACTGTGGCCCGTATTACCTGGGCACCAGGATCTACGGTACCAACCAATGTTAAGTTGAAACGCTATTCAGGTGTATTGCCAGCAGGAATGGCTGCTACAGAAAAATCGCTGTACTATTATGTAGATGCAGAAGTTACTGGCAGCGGAACCTACAAATATGATACAAAGCAATACTTCTATAACTCTTGGCTAAACAACTTACCTATTAAGTCGTTTATTAAGCTGGGTAAAACAAATGCTGCTGGCACATGGGCAGCTAATGCTACCAGTACAATAGATTCATTTAACAATATTATTAGTGATACCGTACAGACATATATCGGGAAGTTTACCGGTATGACAGATGGATTGGCTCCAGCCCAACCTGTATATGTAACTACTGCGGATAGTTCTAATAAAGGAACCCGTTTCTGGTTGCCATATGCATTGTATGCCGATTTCTTAAATAGCAACGCTCAAAAACTGAAAATCTACCTGGCTTCTGATAAACCAGCCCAGGTTACAGTGAAGGTTAATGGAACGGCTTACAGCAAAACCTATACGGTTGCTGCTAATACAACTGTACTGACGGATGAAATACCAAAAACAGGTCCAAATGATGCCCGCATAACCGATGAAGGTTGGTTTAAAACAGGCGTTAGCATTGAAAGTACAGAACCTATTACGGCCTATATGTCTTTACAAACAAACCTTGGTTATAATTTGGGTAGTGCTATGTTGTTACCAACTGGTGCATATGGAACGGCTTACCAGGCGCTTGGTTACAGACAGCATTCAGGTTATCCTGGTCCACAGCAGGGCGCATCGTGGGTTAACATTGTTGCTGATAATGATAATACGGTTATCGAAATCACACCTTCTAATCCTACCAGGGGTGGACGTTCAGCTGGTGTTCCATTCCGGGTAACGCTTAACAGAGGAGAGGTTTACCAATTGATAGGTGCATACAAAAGATCGTATACGCAGGCAGAACATGGCGGACCATTTAATACGACATCGTATGAAGGATATGAGCTGTCGGGTACTACTGTACTAGCAGTTCCAAACTCAGAGGGCAAATGCTTACCTATAGGCGTATTCTCGGGAAGTTCAAATACCACCATTACCTGTGATGAAAATAATCATCAGCCAGGGTCAGATAAATATCTATTCCAGCAAAACTATTCAGACCAGGCTTGGGGTAAATATTATCTAACGGCACCACTTTCTACCATAAATTATGTTAATGAGCGCTTTTATCATGTTTATAGAGTAATGGTAAAAGATCCAGCCACTGTGGTAAAACGCAATGGTGTAGTGTTAACGAATAAGATTAATAACTGGTATGAATTCAGCAGTAACGTTGCAGAATATATTGAAGCAGATAAGCCTGTGATGATGGCGCAGTATAATCCTTATAATCTCTCTTGTTTTAATGATACGTATGCTGCTCCAAGAATGAGCGAAAGCATGATCTACCTGACGCCATTAGGGCATGGTATTAAGAAGACCACCTTCTACAGGAGTACAGTAGGTGTGACTGGCAGTGTTACTCCTTATGCTTATCTGACAGTGATCATTCCTGATCAAGGGCTTTCTTCACTGAAGATTGACGGAAGTGCAACAATTGACTCTGTTTACGCGCATCCGAATAAGCCTGGTTATTCTGTTGTAACAAAGCGTCTTGCCAATGCTGATGCAATTTCATCAGTTGAAAGTGACACCACCTTTACAGCAACAGTGCATGCTCCGGGTCAAAATGGTTTCTATTTTTATAATGTTGGTATGCAGATACCTAGAATTAAGTTTGAAGGTCAGGCTATCAAAAACGTGCAAAACGTAAGCACGCCATCAAATGCTTATACCTGCGCCAAAACACCATTCAAGGCTACTGTTTTACTGCCTGTAAAAGCTAAAACGTTGACTTGGAAATTGAGTGAAGCAACTGGTGTAACACCATCTACCAATGTAACAGAATCGAATCCCGTACCTGTTAATAAAGTAGAGATCAACTTCCAGGAATACTATGTATATACACTAGACCAGTCTATCAGTTTTGCTAACATTGGAAATTATACGATCCCGGTTAGTGCTACTTATGCTCAAGATGCCAACTCTTGTGATAAGAATGTAGATGGCAAGATCGATATTACAGTGATTGATGCGCCAACAGTAGACTATACGAAAACGTATACGGGTTGTATCGACGCTACTGCAGGTTTTGCCGGTACTGGTTCTGGCAGTAATGGTGTAGCGTTGGATCGTTGGAGCTGGAGCTTTGGTGATAATACCACTGCCGCTACACAAAACGCTACGAAAAAATTCAATGCGCCAGGAACCTTTAATGTAGCCTTACAAGCTATTGCTACGGATGGTTGCGTAGGTAACGTGAAGAAAGATGTAGTGGTAAATGCTTTACCAACGGTAAGCTTTGTAAAAGATAGCTTAGCCATCTGTACGGGTACCAATGCTACACTTGCTATTAGCAATCCGGCTACTAATGCTACATATAGCTGGTACGATCAGCCTACTGGTGGTACGGCTACTGCTACTGGAGTATCGTACACCAATAGCTATACCGCCAAGAAATACTTCTATGTAGGTGCTGTACTAAATGGTTGTTCTTCTGTAGGCCGTACAAAGGCAGTGGTAGCTATCAAGCCTGATGTTACCGCACCAACAGTAGCTGTAAATAATGTTGGAATCAACACTGTAAGCTTTACTTGGGAAGCTGTGGCCAATGCCAATGGTTACGAGGTGTCTACTGATGGTGGCGCTACCTGGACAACACCTTCTTCAGGAAGTACAGGCTTATCGCATACCATCAATGGCTTACGTTCCTTCCAAACCGTTTCATTACAAGTACGTAGCATAGGCGATTGTAACACAGTGAAGTCAAACGTAGCATCTGCTACCACGCTTTCAGACAAAGTATATGTACCTAACAGCTTTACACCAAATGCCGATGGCCTGAACGATGTATTACAGGTATACGTAACCGGTGCTAAAGAAGTACAGTTGATGGTTTTCAACCAGTGGGGCCAGAAAGTATTCGAGTCCAACAGCGTTTCAAAAGGATGGGATGGAACGGTTAATGGTAAAAAGCAACCATCGGGCGTATACCTATATACTTGTAAAGTAGTATTGGCCAATGGTGAAGTGGTTGAAAAACATGGTTCTGTAAACCTGGTACGTTAAGCATAAATTCCTATGACTAGAATACGCCAACACCTAATTATTCTTATACTGGTCCTATCCAGTGTGTCTGTAGCTGCCCAAAACTTCAGTAATCGAGGAAAGGAGTTTTGGGTGGGCTATGGCCATACGGTTCAAATGGAAGATTTACCTTTACCGATTGAGTCTCAGGAAATGGTATTGTATTTCAGTGCAGAGGAAGCAGCACATGTAACGGTAACCATTAAGGGGACAAGCTATAAAGAAGAATATGATGTGCCGGCTAATTCGGTGATAACCAGTAAGATCATTCCTCGTGGAAAATATGGGCCGCCACCAACCAGTGTCGATGCGCGTTTATGGTCGCCAGATGTTACATTAGGCGGTACAAATTCTCAGGGCCTATTTAATAGACATGGAATCCACATAGTAAGTACAGTGCCTATTGTAGCGTATGCTCATATATATTTGAGTAATAGTTCTGCAGCTACGATGTTAATGCCAGTAGAATCCTGGGGCTATGCTTACAGCGTCTTGGCGCCAAGAATGGCAACGAATTATGGATATGCACCAGGTTCTAAATTAAGTGCTTATTCCTGGATGTATGTAGTAGCTAAAGAAGATGATACAAAGATCCGTATAACACCATCTGCCCCTATCAGGAGCGGACAAGCGCCTGGTGTGCCCTTTGATGTAACCCTTCAGAAAGGAGATATTTACCAGATCATGGCAGATAAAACTGGGTATCCTCTATTTCAATACGACCTGGGAGGTACTACGGTTAGATCCATTGCCAACAGTAAGGGAGAATGCCTACCTATTGCCACTTTTATGGGTAGCAGTTCTCAGTTTATTTTTTGCCGGGGAGGTCTTCCTTCTAATGGTACCTATTTTCCTGAAGATATCCTGTTTCAACAAATTTTTCCGGAGCATGCCTGGGGCAGGCGGTATGCGACCATTCCAACCTGTGTTGATGCTGATCCTATGCGACACAATGTCAACTTTTACCTGGTAAAAGTAAATGACCCTGCCACTGTGGTAAAAAGAAATGGGGTCATTATACCCAGCGCTAGTTTGTTACAAGGAAACTACTATGAGTTTTCTAGTAATACAGCGGATTACATTGAAGCTGATCAGCCTATTCTAGTAGCGCAAATGCAGCCTTCCGAAGGTGCCTGTGGATATTTAGGAAGGGGGGATCCTGATTTTGTGTTTTTAAGTCCTATTGAACAAGGTATTAAGCACACGGGATTTTACCGTACTAATAAAGTCACGGTCGCATGGAACTACTTATTACTAAATATACCTACCGAAGGCTTAAAAAGTCTTAAAATAGACGGCCAGCAAAATTTTTCTAACGTATATCCCAACCCCAATCTTCCGGGTTATTCGGTAGTGGTGCAGCAATGGAGAACGACGCTGGCTCCACGTGCGCCGGCACAAGCCATTGTAGAGAGTGATTCCGCATTCACCGCTATGACGTATGGTTTTGGTGTTTCTGAAAGTTACATGTACAATGCTGGAGCTTACATCAACAATTTAAGTGGATATCCATTTATTAAGAACCAATATAATACCGCAGATACGGCCAACAAGTATACCTGTGTCAACACACCGGTGGAATTATCGGTATTAGTGCGGTATGAACCTACTAAAATTCAGTGGAAGCTAAGTAAGCTGGCCGGAACCATAGAGCCTGCTGTGGATGTAGTAGACAATGCACCTGTATCGAAAGGAATGCAAATGGTAAATGGCGTTCCCTATTATCGATACACGTTGCCTGGTTATTATAAATTTAAACAGGCAGGAAAATTTACAATTCCCGTGTTCACAACCCATCCATCTGTTAAAACCTGTGATAATACCGAGGAGATCTTTTACGAAGTAGAAGTAAAAGGTGAATTGAAATCTGATTTTACGATTGACTACCAAAACTGTAAAACCTCGGAGCTTATCAAATTTAACGGAGAAGACAATTTTAAAGATACCACCCCTATTAGAAGATGGGAGTGGAGTTTCTTAAATGGAACTACTCCTTCATCAGCATCCGGTAAAAATGTGCAGCAGACCTTCAATGCCGGTAGTCATTCCGCCCGATTAATTGCTATTGACGCTAATGCCTGTGTGGCCGATACGACTAAACTATTTACCCTGTCGGCTAACCCTGTTACGCCAGCCTTTGACGCCTTGCCAGCATTGATCT
This genomic interval from Flavisolibacter tropicus contains the following:
- a CDS encoding DUF4302 domain-containing protein, with product MKKLTLLYIASAALAITACKKNETDYLFEKPIDERLNESLSSYQDVLVKAPGWRLFVYPQGLKSSGIEMGGFSYYVQFTQDNRVKMVSDFAVEMATTPNESGYRLKALQRPSLFFDTYSYLHVAADPSAAVSQSPTGSNGAGWGSDFTFSFTEAKPTGDTLVLEGNQNFSDALLVKVSAGEIDSALNKGALKKNIDAMMSYVAKNQFLGLPLPNNNKAALSFDVSYKLLSLIYKNEKDELVTLKPGFAFTTRGLWLKDPVTIGGYTFQEILWDQQNKNLFIVSGGNKVVLSSNSSPVVVYTFTNQLGKPFTAVIVPTTPLYGQSTVFASAYATAKNKLAIPHYGPNGMYGLDLGDMYFSFDVVSNRMVLNTYVSMAGTRFLAKTIYNYTISGDAIRFTWVSDDANANAIKSDMAPLLNYLTNDSYKLSAITTTSGFYGQFTSKENPNFYFSGYLQ
- a CDS encoding gliding motility-associated C-terminal domain-containing protein → MRKFTVPGLCKCTLLVIATLLLSLTRLQAQMDIAIGTGTAANAAGNSSSGYPCPFQDVQEASRMQFLYKATELQNMGMKAGKIRAIRFTVVNVGFTGVMENVVFKVGTTASTSLTTSSSSWDAFTGTPAATAPQNYQPVNGINTITFPTPFDWDGTSNILIEICNGDPASVSPSVNTASANPAVTWTTGLSFNGSHTFRGNDLNTSTICTTTSATNVGTQTTRPNIIFDWDPAGTCDGSFSAGTVSGAPASAVCNPQTFTLSWMGTLTSGMTLQWQTSADNATWTNIFGANGFNYTATQATTSYYRVLVKCASDPTPKATPGVQVNSVPLVMPLPSGPYKIDNRLTANDIPAGKFMSFNEAYNYLKCGIGGPIVFDVENTGIVYNEQLNMTWIPGTSATNTITFNGNGAIISTKPNSTNRGVIKLNDVDYVTFDNLIIVATSTTTGEYGWGVHLLNNADNNTFKNCTIRTLVPTSFMYYLNTGGGTENYAGIVISSADNSFNNSSFNTLCDNNVFDHNTIEGGSVGITIQGSLTSGIMNNKIINNTIKNFGRAGIIVGGSTNTVIDNNDITRPDVLNNADAFNIPAIQGVLGVTFNANLLITRNSIHNFFAATPDVLNEFQGVGFRLAGGLAGQNNIVANNLIYDINGQGNLFGVYNNGSSNVSFYHNTISLDNPTSYSQKLTCGFYHTSASPEVYFKNNQVSILRGGTGSKYGAYMAETTITGDSLDYNNYYMGSNPTYAIGFYNGTTYNTLATWSAAAKIDVHSLSVNPLYTDAAAGNFKPLSNILNDKGAPVGIANDILLTVRSSSTPDIGAYEYSLAGCLTNFAPGNAFSNVGQTTCPNKSVTLNLKNYDAGSGLTFKWESAPSGSGPWTAISGNLGDPVFTFTMGASTLYYRAAVSCNGGSPRYSDVIQIVSGAAFPAGNYTIDNSQPTDPSGTKNFNSFKEAVDAITCGIAGPVVFNVKPGNTAGLYTEQIRIPAINGTSAVNTVTFKSFDDNVATAELKFSPSGPGSNYVVLLDSARHINFKKLTVTSTNALYGRVIEVAGTVYSDSIVNCLIKAPVPATNDTTTKMAAIYGGTNLQGGSLVFKGNTITNGAKGIYLAGPSAAVFTNNNVIEENTFTGTYHQPIFALNTSNIRINKNVITLNTSFSTTSFNQAIYGIYTNNCDSALQIIGNQVTVSNNAGNLYGIYMTLNEATASNRAKVMNNKIIANSGLTGSSVRQIGMATDNIYNTDIVNNVISVSAAVPGTSNSAYCAAFRSANAFNVNIYNNSLLNTSPATGATNVYNVALEIDMQSGKQASSLYGGIQRIYNNVIANRGGGPAMSHLYTVGFVKSDYNLIYAAGPVLVNTLPTSVPFGKKYTAWAAWRDSSGIEINSIVADPAFISNNDLQPNTADPNSWIMHGRGIQISGNTTDYNGNPRAVNLTDGVPDLGAYEFPAPAVAPPYLTATPATPAPGVTQIFSLATDTVARITWAPGSTVPTNVKLKRYSGVLPAGMAATEKSLYYYVDAEVTGSGTYKYDTKQYFYNSWLNNLPIKSFIKLGKTNAAGTWAANATSTIDSFNNIISDTVQTYIGKFTGMTDGLAPAQPVYVTTADSSNKGTRFWLPYALYADFLNSNAQKLKIYLASDKPAQVTVKVNGTAYSKTYTVAANTTVLTDEIPKTGPNDARITDEGWFKTGVSIESTEPITAYMSLQTNLGYNLGSAMLLPTGAYGTAYQALGYRQHSGYPGPQQGASWVNIVADNDNTVIEITPSNPTRGGRSAGVPFRVTLNRGEVYQLIGAYKRSYTQAEHGGPFNTTSYEGYELSGTTVLAVPNSEGKCLPIGVFSGSSNTTITCDENNHQPGSDKYLFQQNYSDQAWGKYYLTAPLSTINYVNERFYHVYRVMVKDPATVVKRNGVVLTNKINNWYEFSSNVAEYIEADKPVMMAQYNPYNLSCFNDTYAAPRMSESMIYLTPLGHGIKKTTFYRSTVGVTGSVTPYAYLTVIIPDQGLSSLKIDGSATIDSVYAHPNKPGYSVVTKRLANADAISSVESDTTFTATVHAPGQNGFYFYNVGMQIPRIKFEGQAIKNVQNVSTPSNAYTCAKTPFKATVLLPVKAKTLTWKLSEATGVTPSTNVTESNPVPVNKVEINFQEYYVYTLDQSISFANIGNYTIPVSATYAQDANSCDKNVDGKIDITVIDAPTVDYTKTYTGCIDATAGFAGTGSGSNGVALDRWSWSFGDNTTAATQNATKKFNAPGTFNVALQAIATDGCVGNVKKDVVVNALPTVSFVKDSLAICTGTNATLAISNPATNATYSWYDQPTGGTATATGVSYTNSYTAKKYFYVGAVLNGCSSVGRTKAVVAIKPDVTAPTVAVNNVGINTVSFTWEAVANANGYEVSTDGGATWTTPSSGSTGLSHTINGLRSFQTVSLQVRSIGDCNTVKSNVASATTLSDKVYVPNSFTPNADGLNDVLQVYVTGAKEVQLMVFNQWGQKVFESNSVSKGWDGTVNGKKQPSGVYLYTCKVVLANGEVVEKHGSVNLVR